A single window of Doryrhamphus excisus isolate RoL2022-K1 chromosome 5, RoL_Dexc_1.0, whole genome shotgun sequence DNA harbors:
- the LOC131130098 gene encoding centrosomal protein of 135 kDa-like — protein sequence MQANEAIPTPLHPPPPKSAHPASRPEGLYVADGSQQVTNIKCDLEKAHGCIKLLITQVAERDKEIEGLNHALHAERSRDVVSLEAQNNTNKKVIAYLNLQIEYLQESNKMLEQKLSELQQKFSDEMADLSLKNFELCREVAHKTNMVKQTQMDKKRGLSIAYRKLYNSKEVILDQQEVIKDLEDNLIRLRAETPEMSPSGFIGLDRIVDLEKAVQSLEKERLDLRSQLSLLKDSKRDAETQMDIHSASHLQNAVEATVAQQRITAYTFSEQQGAPNNHVLKLASLSKQLDNAEEVTGLKDTQNKECIVTKDTMLEDDLTRQKQFGQQVEMEDVLHERNELKLQVSSYITTVSRIASQLKTKEQENLNLLERLQKAHSDIQERDQRLQQAEDLKSAIYLELHKTKPAALLSELASARKLNAKLNSDGELAACHFTFKSMELQLAKDQLEDAHSEVQQLKKQLETQKLTLPSTTLQNANKRESKIRFLRDGLIPADNMTGDCGHRRQGSQLQGRVCQPQTKINSPDTRAPAVRPEQHVTFKD from the exons ATGCAGGCCAATGAAGCCATACCtactcctcttcatcctccaccACCTAAATCTGCTCATCCCGCATCCCGGCCTGAAGGGCTGTATGTAGCAGATGGAAG TCAACAAGTCACCAACATCAAATGTGACCTAGAAAAGGCCCATGGATGTATAAAACTCTTAATCACCCAA GTGGCCGAGAGGGACAAAGAGATAGAGGGTCTGAATCATGCACTTCATGCAGAGCGAAGCCGGGATGTTGTCTCCTTAGAAGCACAGAACAACACTAATAAAAAAGTGATCGCCTATCTTAACCTTCAG ATCGAGTACCTTCAAGAGAGCAACAAGATGTTAGAGCAGAAGCTGTCGGAACTACAACAGAAGTTCTCAGATGAAATGGCCGACCTCTCCTTAAAGAACTTTGAACTGTGCCGAGAAGTGGCGCACAAGACTAACATGGTGAAGCAGACCCAGATGGACAAGAAGCGAGGATTGAGTATCGCTTACAGGAAGTTGTACAATTCCAAA GAAGTCATTCTTGATCAACAGGAGGTTATTAAAGACTTGGAAGACAACCTGATAAGATTAAGAGCT GAAACTCCAGAGATGAGCCCAAGTGGTTTCATCGGATTGGATCGCATTGTTGACCTGGAAAAGGCTGTTCAGAGT CTGGAGAAGGAGAGACTAGACCTGCGTTCACAGCTTTCTCTGCTGAAAGACAGCAAACGGGATGCAGAGACGCAAATGGATATTCACTCTGCTTCACATCTTCAGAATGCAGTGGAGGCAACAGTGGCACAGCAAAGGATTACAGCGTACACTTTTAg tgaGCAGCAGGGGGCTCCAAACAACCATGTGTTGAAGCTGGCCAGCCTGTCAAAACAACTGGATAACGCTGAGGAGGTGACAGGACtcaaagacacacaaaacaaagaatgCATTGTCACAAAGGACACCATGTTGGAAGATGACCTGACCAGACAGAAGCAA TTTGGACAACAAGTTGAGATGGAGGATGTATTACATGAGCGTAATGAGCTCAAACTCCAAGTAAGCTCTTATATCACTACAGTGTCTAGGATTGCGAGCCAGTTGAAGACAAAG GAGCAGGAGAATCTCAACCTGCTGGAGCGTTTACAAAaggcccactctgacatacaaGAACGAGATCAGAGGCTGCAGCAGGCCGAGGACCTCAAAAGTGCCATCTACTTGGAGTTGCACAAAACTAAGCCGGCCGCTCTTCTCTCTGAACTGGCTTCTGCCAGGAAGCTTAACGCCAAACTGAACTCAGACGGCGAACTCGCTGCTTGTCACTTCACGTTCAAGAGCATGGAGCTTCAGCTG GCCAAGGACCAACTGGAAGATGCCCATTCAGAGGTACAGCAGTTAAAAAAGCAACTGGAAACACAAAAGTTGACGTTGCCCTCCACCACGCTTCAAAATGCCAACAAGAGGGAGTCAAAGATAAGATTCCTACGAGACGGGCTCATTCCGGCTGACAATATGAC